One part of the Magallana gigas chromosome 5, xbMagGiga1.1, whole genome shotgun sequence genome encodes these proteins:
- the LOC105325952 gene encoding CD151 antigen — translation MMNGQPRNRRKNQDLCGKNFLKFVVYVFTFIFWLTGCAFLAIGVWILFVKHSFASLLGNSTFPIATYLMIGIGGFIVVTGIMGCAGARVENRCLLVLYSVFLLLIFLLEAISGVLAYMYEGIIREELSRSLNDTMMKNYNYDAHLTTAIDDMQQRFLCCGAVSFKDWQKSQWLREDRNTTNKAPDSCCMSYSHGCAVSDHPSNIYYRGCSPRLAQYTKESLMIIGGVGLGLCCVQIFGVIFSCCLVRKIKDKVYKY, via the exons ATGATGAATGGTCAACCCAGAAACCGGAGGAAAAACCAAGATCTTTGTGGCAAAAACTTCCTCAAGTTTGTGGTGTATGTCTTCACATTTATCTTCTGG CTAACAGGCTGTGCCTTCCTGGCCATTGGAGTATGGATACTATTTGTCAAACATTCCTTTGCTAGTCTTCTTGGAAACTCCACCTTCCCTATAGCGACGTACCTGATGATCGGCATTGGGGGTTTCATCGTTGTGACAGGAATCATGGGATGTGCAGGGGCACGGGTTGAAAATAGATGTCTGCTGGTTTTA tATTCTGTGTTTTTACTACTCATTTTCTTGCTGGAAGCCATCAGTGGAGTTCTGGCCTACATGTATGAGGGAATT ATCCGAGAGGAGTTATCGCGAAGTCTAAATGACACCATGATGAAGAACTACAATTACGACGCTCACTTAACTACAGCAATAGATGACATGCAACAGAGG TTTCTGTGTTGTGGGGCAGTGTCCTTCAAGGACTGGCAGAAGTCGCAGTGGCTGCGCGAGGACAGGAACACGACCAACAAGGCCCCTGACTCCTGCTGCATGTCTTACTCCCATGGCTGTGCTGTCAGTGACCACCCCTCCAATATATACTACAGG GGATGTAGTCCACGACTGGCCCAGTATACCAAGGAATCTCTGATGATCATTGGCGGTGTGGGGCTAGGACTTTGCTGTGTACAG ATATTTGGAGTTATATTCTCTTGCTGTCTAGTCAGGAAAATAAAGGACAAAGTATACAAGTACTGA